The genomic window GACGTAGCGCAGGGAGGACAGGTTCGTTCCCTGCTTCTCCGCGGCGGCGAGGATCCGCTCGAACATGACGGGCACGCCCACGAAGAAGGTGAGCGGGCGCCGCGCCTGGGCCCGCAGGACCTCGGGCACGTCGAACTTCGGCATCATGACCTGGCTCGCGGCCTTCTGGACGGCGCAGAACAGGTTGAAGGTGAGGCCGAAGGCGTGGAAGAAGGGCAGGAGGCACAGGAAGGACTCCCCGCCCTCGTGGAGCATCGGCACCCAGGCGATGGCCTGGTTCGCGTTCGCCCGCAGGTTGCGGTGGGTGAGCATCGCGGCCTTGGGCGTCCCGGTCGTGCCGCCGGTGTGGAGGAGGACGGCGACGTCGTCGCCGGCGGGGTAGGGCCAGGAGCCGGGGATCCGCTCGGCGCGGGCGACCGCGCGGTCCCAGGAGCGCACGCCGGCGGGCAGGGACTCGGCGCGCATGGAGGAGCGCGTGGCCCGGGCCCGCTTCACGGGCAGGCGCAGGGCGGCGCGGAGCCTGGCGGGCAGCGCCGCAGACATGTCGACGGAGAAGACGGTGCGGCCGGCGAGAGGGTCGACGGCGTCGGCCTCGGGACCGGTGCCGCCCGCGGCGCGAGAGCGCGGGTCGAGGACGAGCTCGACGCCCTTCTCCCAGGCGACGACGACGTCGGCGCCGTGGTTCTCGAGCTGGGCGCGGATCTCCTCCGCGGGGGCGAGGGGGTTGTGCTCGGCGACGATCGCGCCGATGCGCAGCGCCCCGTACATGAGGGCGACGTGCTGGGGGCAGTTCGGCAGGAGGACGGCGACGCGGTCCCCGCGGTGCACGCCGGCGTCGCGCAGCACCTGGGCGGCGCGCTCGGAGGCGGCGAGGAGCTCGGCGTAGGTCGTCGTCGCGCCGAGGAAGTCGATGGCGACGCGCTCGGGGTAGAAGGCGGCGGCGGTCTCGAGGAGCTCGGAGAGCGGGCCCTCGGGGACCTCGATCGTCGCCGGGATGCCGGGCTGGTAGTGCGGGCGCTGGTACTGGGCGGCGTCGTCGCGGGTGGTGGTCACCGGGTGGGCTCCTCGTAGGCGCGGTGGGGCGGCTGGGTGTGTGGTCGTGGCGGTGCGCCGCGGGGTGGCACGGCGTGCGCCGTCGGCCGGTCGGCGCACGGTCGGGACACGCGCCACGCCGACGGCGACGGGCCGTGGCGCGGGGCCGGGCGGTCAGCCCTCGGTGCCGGATGCGGCGTCGTCGGGCTCGGTGCCCGGGGCGGCGTCGTCGGTCGCCGGGGCGGCCTCGCTGGAGCCCGTGGCCCCCTGGCCGGCGATCTCGCCCGCCCGGCCGAGGCGGCCGACGAGGGCCGTCGCGGCGCTCTGGGAGGCCGAGGCGGCGGCGCTCGCGGCACCGGAGGCGGCCTCGCGCGCCGAGAGGAGCTCGTCGCGCACGACGCGGCGCAGCACCTTCCCGATCTGCGAGCGCGGCATCTCGGAGAGGATCTCGACCTGTCGGGGCAGGGAGTAGTGGGACAGGGTCTTCTCGGCCCACTCCCGCACCTGCTCGAGGGTGACGGTCTGGCCCTCCTTGGGGACGATCGCGGCGACGACCCGCTCGTCGCCGGCGTCGCCCTCGCCGCCGGGCAGCCCGACGACGGCGACCTCCTCGACCTGCGGCATGGAGCGCACGGCCGCCTCGACCTCGGTCGGGTAGATGTTGAAGCCGCCCGAGATGATGAGCTCCTTGCGGCGGTCGGCGATGACGTAGAAGCCGTCCTCGGCCTGGCGCACGAGGTCCCCGGTGCGCAGCCACCCGCCGGGCAGCATGACGGCATCGGTCTCGGCCTCGTTCTCCCAGTAGCCGGCGAAGACCTGCGGGCCGCGGACGATGAGCTCGCCGACCTCCCCGCGGGCGACCTCGGCGGCCGGGTCGGAGGACTCCGGGTCGACGAGGCGCACGTCCGTGGACGGGAAGGGCACGCCGAGGGCGCCGGGGCGGCGCTCACGGGAGATCGGGTTGCCGAGGATGATCGGGGCGGTCTCGGTCATGCCGTAGCCCTCGATGATGACGCCGCGGGTCTCCTGCTCCCAGGCCTCGGCGACGGACGTGGGGTTGGCGGCGGCGCCGCACACGGCGATCTTGCAGCTCGACAGGTCCGCGCCGGTCTCGCGGGCGCGCCTGACGATGCGGTCGAACATGACGGGGACGCCGGGGAAGAAGGTCGCCGGGCGGCGCTTCCAGGCCTGGAGGACGAGGTCCCCGCCGAACTTGGGCAGGACCACCTGGGTCGCCGCGATTCCGACGGCGCACAGGAGCGACAGGCTCAGCCCGAAGGCGTGGAAGAAGGGCAGGACGGCGTAGAAGGTCTCCTCGCCGACCTCGCAGGTCTGGGAGGCCCAAGCCAGGCTCATCTCCGCGTCGGCGCGCAGGTTGCGGTGGGTGAGCATGACGGCCTTCGGGGTGCCCGTGGTGCCGCCGGTGTAGAGGAGGACGGCGACGTCGTCGACGCCGGGCAGCGGGAGGTCGGGGTCGACCTCGGGGGTGGCGGCGACCAGGTCGTCCCAGGAGCGCACGCCGGCGGGGACCGGGGCGCGCAGCTCGCGGCGCTGCGTGCGTGCGGCGGCCACGGGCAGGCGCAGCGCGAGGCGGCTGCGCACGGGCAGGCCTCGGGAGAGGTCGACGGACAGGACCCGCAGCCCGTCGAGCCCCGCCTCGCTCATGGACCCGGAGGCGGAGACGAGGCGGTCCAGCGTCTTCTCCCAGGCGATGACGACGCGGCCGTGGTGGATGGCGATCTGCTCGCGGATCTGCGCGGCGGGGGCCAGCGGGTTGTGCTCGGCGACGACGGCGCCGATCCGCCAGGCCGCGTAGGCGAGGACGACGTGCTGGGGACAGTTCGGCAGGATGAGGCCGACGACGTCGCCGGGCTTGACGCCGAGGCGGCGCAGGGCCTCGGCGGCCTTGTCGACGCGGTGCTCGAGCATCCGGTAGGTCGTCGTGGCACCCATGAAGTCGAGGGCGACGCGCTCGGGGATGCGGCGGGCGGAGTCGGCGAGCATCATCGACAGGGGCTCGGTCACCGGCGCGATGACGGCGGGGACGCCCGGTGAGTAGTGGGGGCGCAAGTAGTGCTCGGAGGCGTTCTCGTCCGCGGACGCGGGGGTGTCCTGCGCGGGGCGGGGTGCGCTGGAATCGGTCACGGGTTCCTCATTTCCGACGGCGTCGGTGCGGCCGCGGCGCGGGGCGACGCCGACGCGGCTGGCTACCGACGCAACCGTAACCTACGGTTCCGTAACCTCGCATCGGCGGACGCTGTCAGGAGCCTGTGGCGTCCCGCTCAGACGCCCGGGAACCCGTGCGGGGACGGGCTCGGAGCCCGGCCGGCAGCGGCTCCCGGGAGAGCACCCGCAGACGGCGCGTCGGACGCGTCATCGCCACGTACAGGTCGCCCGGGCTCACCGCCCCGATCCGCGCCGGGTCGAGGAGCACGACGACGTCGAACTCGAGGCCCTTGGACAGGACGGGCCCCATGACGGCGACGCGCGAGCGCAGGACGTCCCCGCCCGGCGCCTCCATCGCGGCGGCCAGCGACGCGTCCTCGCCGAGGAGCCGTGCCGCCTTCGGCGCGTCGGGCGTGATGACGGCGATGCGGCCGCCTCCGGCGCCGACCTCGGCGTCCAGGGCGGAGACCTCCTCGCGGACGGCCGCGCGCAGGGCCTGCGCCCAGGCGCCGTCGTCGGGGGCCGGCGCGTCGTCCCGGGTGACGACGAGGCAGTCAGGCAGGTCCCGCACCGAGCGCACCGGGTAGACCGGCGGCGCGCCGAGACCCGTGACGACCCGGTCCGCCGTCTCCATGATCGTGGCCGGCGTGCGGTAGCAGACCGTGAGGACCTCCTCGCGCAGCGGCGTCGAGGCCGCGCGACGGCTCCGCGGGCTCCGGCCGCCCGCCCGGCCGCCCGGCCGCCCTCCCCGCGCAGGACGCCGGTCCGGGCGGCCCCGCGACGCGGCGTCGTCGGAGTCGTCGGAGGGCGCCGTCCCGAGCTCGGCGAGGACCTCGCCCCACGAGCCAGGAGCCGTCGGCCCCGAGTACTGGGCGAGGTCGCCCACCACCGTGAAGGAGCGCACGGGGCAGCGCCGCGCGAGCGCCCGCCAGGCCATGTCGCCCAGCTCCTGCGCCTCGTCGACGACGACGTGCCCGTAGGTCCACGTCCGGTCCGCCCGCGCCCGCTCCGCGAGCGTGAGGGAGGGGCCCGAGTCCGCGACGCGGTCCGCGAGCATCTCCGCGTTGACCATGCCGCCGCCGAGGTCCTGCGACTCGATGGCCTGGGCCGCGTAGGCGACGAGCTCCTCCCGTCGGCGCGCCTCCAGGCGGGAGCGGCGGGCCTCGGCGTCCTCGCTCGGGCCGAGCAGCTCGGCGAGCTCGTCGATGAGCGGCACGTCCGCCGCCGTCAGCTCAGCCCCCGGACGGCGCTCGAGGAGGGCCCGGTCCGCCGCGGTCAGCTCGGGGGCGAGGCGCTCGAGCAGCGTCGGGCGCGCCCAGAGGCGCTCGAGGAGACCGACGGGCGTCGTCGGCATCCAGCACAGGTTGATCTCGCGGCGGGCGTCGCGCGCGGTGCGCACGTCCTCGCGGATCCAGGCGCGCGTGTCCGCGTCCGAGGCGTCCTGGTTCGTGGCCGCCGCGAACTGGTCCGTGAGCCGCTCCAGCAGCCACAGCACGAAGGTCTCGCGCGCCAGGTTGTGAGGCTTGCCGGAGCGCCGGGCGCGCGCCATCGCCTCGCGCACGTCCTCCGGTCGCAGCTCGAGGCGCGTGCCCTGGACGACGACCTCGCGAGGCCCGTCCGGGACGCGCTGGAGGCCCCGCACCGCGCGGCGCAGGACCTCCGCCCACACGCCGCGCCCCTTGACCTCGGCGACGGTGGCCGGCTCCGAGCCGCGGGCGCGCACGCCCGGCACGAGGTCCGCGATGGTCGTCGCCACGACGCCGGTCTCACCGAGCGAGGGCAGGACCTGCTCGACGTAGCGCAGGAAGGTGCGCGAGGGGCCCACGAGGAGGACGCCGGAGCGCTCGAGGCGGGCCCGCTCGGAGTAGAAGAGGTAGGCGACCCGGTGCAGGGCGACGGCCGTCTTGCCCGTGCCCGGACCGCCCTGGACGACGAGGACGCCCTTGCCGTCGGAGGTGACGATCCGGTCCTGCTCGGCCTGGATCGTCGCGACGATGTCGCCCATGCGGCCGTCGCGCGCGGCGCTCATCGCGGCGATGAGCGCCCCCTCGCCCTGGAGCTCCTCGGCGGAGACCCCGCCGGACCGGGCCGCGCCCGCCGCGCCGTCGGAGGCGACCGACGGGCCGGTGACGGCCGAGGCGTCGATGAGCTCGTCCTCGAGGCCGACGACGGTGCGCCGGCGCGTGTCGATGTGGCGGCGCCGCACGAGGCCGAGCGGGCGCGAGGCCGTCGCCTGGTAGAAGGCGCGTGCCAGCGGGGCGCGCCAGTCGAGGACGACCTCGCGGTGCTGGTCGTCCTGCAGGCCGATGCGGCCGACGTAGTGGCGCCGCCCGCCGTCGGTGACGGGGGAGGGGGCCGGGCGCTCGGCCCCGGGACGCGCACGGTCGGAGGCCTCGGCGACGGCGTCCTCGGCCATGTCCATGCGCCCGAAGACGAGGCGGTCCTCGACGCCCTCGAGCGTCGTGACCTGGTTCGTGTAGTGGACCGCGTAGGCGTCGCGCTCACCACGGGACTGGTGCGTCCCCGTGACGCCCTTGGCCTCCGTGGCGGCCAGCGACCGGCGCGCGGCGGCCAGCTGGCGGTCGAGCTCGCCGTAGGCCGTGTCTACGACCCGCTGCTCGGCGGCGACCTCGCGCTCGCGGACGCTCCCGGCGTCCGGTGCGCCCGCGGCCGCTGCGGCGTCGTCGGGTCGGGACGGTGACTGGCTGGCTGCGCTCACGAGGCCTCACTGGGTCGGGTCCTGGCTGCCCGGCCGGCGGACGGCGCGCCTGGTGTCGCCGTCCGGCCCGATCGGGTCGGTCCATTATTCTCCTGCCCGGGCCCCCGCGCCGACGCCCAGGGCGAACGCCGCCCCGCCGTGACCGGATCGCCGCCGGTGAACGGGGTCGGGAACAGGCGGGTCGCCGCCCGCGTTGGACCGAGCGCGTCCCGTCCCCGACGGGCGCCTGGGGCCGACGGACCGAACGGTCCCTGACACGGAAGGAGGGCCACGCACCGATGACGCCGATGTACACCGTGGAGCACGCCGCGGACGAGCCGGTCTCCCCGCGCGTCCTCATCCACCACCTCGACGGGGCCATGGACGCCGGGCACGCCGGCGCGCTCGCCGTCGAGCAGCTCCTCATGACCCTGCCCCACGAGCGCCTCGCCACCTTCGACGCCGACTCCCTCGTCGACTACCGGGCGCGGCGCCCCACGATGACCTTCTCGACCCACACGTACACGGACGTCGAGATGCCCGAGATCGCCCTCGACCTCCTCCAGGACGACGACGGCGCGGACCTCCTCCTCCTGCACGGCTCCGAGCCCGACTACCGCTGGCACGAGTTCGCCGGCGCCGTCACCCACCTCGCCCTCACCATGGGCGTCACCCAGGCCATCGGCCTGGCCGGGATGCCGATGGCGGTGCCGCACACGCGCCCCACCTACGTCCACCACCACGGCTCGCGCCCCGAGCTCCTGCCCGAGCAGCCCGACTTCTACGGCACCGTCGAGTTCCCCGGCGCCCTCGAGGGCCTCCTCGAGCTGCGCCTGGGCGAGGTCGGCCTCGACTCGCGCGGCCTGACCGCCTCCATCCCGCACTACGTCGCGCGCGACGACTACCCGGCCGGCGCCTCCGCGCTCCTCACCGCCGTCGCCGAGGTCACCGGCCTCGCCCTCCCGCTCGGCGACCTCGAGGCCGCCGCCGCGATCAGCCGTGCCGAGATCGACGCCCAGAGCGCCGACCAGCCCGAGGTCGCCGCGGTCGTCGCCGCCCTCGAGGCCCAGTTCGACGCCTTCGCCCCGCCGCGGGTGGACACCGACCACCTCGCCGAGATGCTCGAGGTCCCCTCCGCCGACGAGATCGGCGCCCGCCTCGAGGCCTTCCTCGAGGCCAACGACCGGCCGGCGGACGCCGACGGCGGCCCGCAGGAGCCCCACCCGCAGGACGGCGACCAGAACCGATGAGCGCGGACGCTGCGGCGGGGCAGTCCCTCACGCTCGACCCCGACCGACGGCCGGGCGGTCGGGCCTGGACCGTCTTCACCATCTCGGTCCTCGTCTACGTCATCGCCGTCGCCGGCCGCACGAGCTTCTCCGTCGCCGTGCCCCTGGCCGGGGACCGCTTCGGCGGGGGATCCGCCGTCCTGGCGCTCTTCGTCGTCCTCCAGCTCGGCGTCTACGCCCTCGCCCAGGTCCCCGTGGGGCTCCTCCTGGACCGCTTCGGCTCGCGCCGAGTCCTCGCGTGCGGCGCCCTCGTCGTCGCCGCCGGGCAGGCGGGCCTCGCCCTGGCCCACTCCCTGCCCACCGCCATCGTCGCCCGCGTCCTCGTCGGCGTCGGGGACGCGACCGCCTTCATCGGCGCCATTCGCCTCATCCCGGCCTGGTTCGCCCTCGGGCGCGTCCCGATCATCACCCAGCTCGTCTCCATCCTCGGCCAGCTGGGGCAGATCGTCTCCGCCTTCCCCTTCCTCTCCCTCCTCCACCGGGGCGGCTGGTCGACGGCCTTCAACGTCATGGGCGGCGTCGGCGTCGGGGCGGCCGTGCTGGGCCTGGCCCTCATCCGCGACAGCGCCGCCCCCGACGGGGGAGGCCACCGTCGTCGCCCGGTCGGCGGGGGCCGGGAGAGCGTCTGGACGACGATGACCGCCGTCGCCCGGCAGCCCGGGACCTGGCTCGGCTTCTTCAGCCACTGGATCGGCATGTTCCCCATGGCGGTCTTCACCCTCATGTGGGGCCTGTCCTGGATGACGGAGGGCATGGGCCTGGCCACCTCGACCGCCTCCTGGGCCATCACCGTCTCCACCGGCGCCGGCGTCCTCGGAGGCCTCCTCGCGGGCACCCTCTCGGTGCGCCTGCCCGGCCACCGCTCGACGATCGTCCTCACCACCGGGCTCGTCTCCCTCGCCGCCTGGACCGTGGCGCTCCTCAGCCCGAGCCACCTCCTGTCCGCCATGGTCGTCGCCTGCGTGTGCGGCGTCACCGGCCCCTTCTCCGGCATCGGCTTCGACTCCGCGCGCTCCTTCAACGAGCCCGGCCGCTGGGGCACCTGCACCGGCATGGTCAACGTCGGCGGCTTCACAGCGACGATCCTCGCCGTCGAGCTCGTCGGCCTCGTCCTCGACGCCACCGGTGGCCGTACCGACGCCGACTTCCGCGTCGCCTTCGCCGCCACCGCCCTCGTCTGGGTCATCGGGATGGGCGGGGTCGCCGTCTCCCGGGCCCTCACGCGCCGTCGGATGCGTGACGGCGCCGTCGCCTCCTTCTGAGGGGGTGGCCCCGTCGGCGGGTGCCGTGGCGGTGCCGGCCGGGAGGCCCCGGGCCCCGGGGGCCGGCGACGCCGGGCCGCTGCTCAGCGCGGGAGCGCCGGGGCGTCCGGACGCCAGGTCCGCACCGGCAGCGGCAGGCGCCGCACCGCCCGCTCGATCTCCTCGAGCTCCTCGGCCGCGAAGGACTCGGGCCGGGCCGCGACGACGAGGTTCCCGTGCCGGCGCCCGCGTGCCACCGCCGCGTCCGCGATGACGACGGCGCCCCCGAAGACACGCCGCACCGCCGCGAGCTCCGCGCCCGCGTCCTCCCTCGGTGCCGAGGCCGTGTTGGCGAGGTAGACCCCGCCCGGAGCCAGCGCCTCCCGGCACGCACGGAGAAACTCCTCCGAGCGGCACGAGACGGGGACCGCCCCGGCGGCGAAGACGTCGCGCACGACGACGTCCCACTCGCCCGGCCGCAGCGTCGGCGCGACCTGCGCCGCGTCGCCCACCCGGATCCGGAGCCTGGGGGAGCGGGGCAGGTCGAACCACTCGCGCACCCGCTGGGCGAGGACCGCGTCGATCTCGACGGCGAGCTGCGTCGACCCCGGACGCGTCGTCTCCCATGCGCGGGCGAGCGCGCAGCCGGCTCCGCCCAGGTGGACGGCCCGCACGGGCCCGGCCCCGGGGCGCAGGACGCCGAGGACGGCGTCCATCTGCTGCTGGTACTCGAAGTCCAGGTGCGCCGGGTCTCGCAGGTCGATCCAGGAGGACTCGGTGCCGTCCAGGAGCAGGAGGATCCCGGTCTCCCGCACCTCGAGCTCGGCCGTCGCGAAGGTCGTGGAAACGGGGCCGACGGGCAGCGCGCTCAGGGACGGCGCGTCCGCCGGGCCCCGGCCCGCTCCCGGTCCGGCGCCCTCGCGCCCCTGCTTGCGTGTCACAGCCGCACGTTAGCCTGTGTCTGCCGCCGAGAGCGCCGACGGGCGCCGCCGACGGACCCCGGCGCCCAGCCGGAGCGGCGACCACGCGCGGGAGGAGGGAGAGCCGTGAGCCGAGCACCACGCGCCGCCGAGGCGCGACGCCCCTGGGGCGAGGACGACTCCGCCACCCCGATCCTCCACGTCGACATGGACGCCTTCTTCGCCTCCGTCGAGCTCCTCGAGCACCCCGAGCTGCGCGGCCGCCCCGTCATCGTCGGCGGCGCCAGGGGCCGCGGCGTCGTCTCCGCCGCCACCTACGAGGCCCGCCGCTTCGGCGTCACCTCCGCCATGTCCATGGCCGAGGCCGCCCGCCGCTGCCCCCAGGCCGTCGTCCTGCCCGTCCGCCACGGCGTCTACTCCGAGGTCTCGCAGCGGGTCATGGCGATCCTCGGCGAGGTCACCCCCGTCCTGGAGAAGGTCAGCGTCGACGAGGCCTTCCTCGACGTCTCCGGGGCCCGGCGCCGCATGGGCAGCCCCACCGCCATCGGGCGCTGGATCCGCTCGGAGGTCCGCGACCGCCTCGGCCTGCCGACCTCGGTGGGCATCGCCTCCACCAAGTTCGTCGCCAAGCTCGCCTCCTCCCACGCCAAGCCCGACGGCCTCCTCCTCGTGCCGCAGGCCGCCACCCAGGACTTCCTCGACGTCCTGCCGGTCGGCGCCCTGTGGGGCGTGGGAGAGAAGAGCCAGGCCGTCCTCGAGCGCTGGGGCATCCGGGACGTGCGCACCCTCGCCGCCACCGACGAGCGACGTCTGGAGAAGATCCTCGGGCCGACTGCCGGCCGCCACCTGTGGGAGCTCTCCCACGGAATCGACCCGCGTCCCGTCTCCCCGGGCCGGGAGGAGAAGTCCGTGGGCACCGAGTCCACCTTCTTCGACACCATCACCGACCGCGAGCACGCCCGCCGCGTCCTCCTCGACCAGTCCCACCAGTGCGCCGCCCGCCTGCGCGCCGCAGGCCTGCGGGGGCGCGTCGTCGTCCTCAAGGCCCGCGGGGCGGACTTCACCACGGTGACCCGCTCGCGCACCCTCGGCGACCCGACCGACCTCGCCCGCGACGTCTTCACC from Actinomyces radicidentis includes these protein-coding regions:
- a CDS encoding AMP-binding protein is translated as MTTTRDDAAQYQRPHYQPGIPATIEVPEGPLSELLETAAAFYPERVAIDFLGATTTYAELLAASERAAQVLRDAGVHRGDRVAVLLPNCPQHVALMYGALRIGAIVAEHNPLAPAEEIRAQLENHGADVVVAWEKGVELVLDPRSRAAGGTGPEADAVDPLAGRTVFSVDMSAALPARLRAALRLPVKRARATRSSMRAESLPAGVRSWDRAVARAERIPGSWPYPAGDDVAVLLHTGGTTGTPKAAMLTHRNLRANANQAIAWVPMLHEGGESFLCLLPFFHAFGLTFNLFCAVQKAASQVMMPKFDVPEVLRAQARRPLTFFVGVPVMFERILAAAEKQGTNLSSLRYVVCGASPMPPEVGARWEAATGGLFIEGYGMTETSPIVAGTPMSTDRRLGALGLPFPSTDVRIIDPDAEQPDPEVEVPDGEPGELLVRGPQVFVGYWGDEEATAASMLPGGWLRTGDVVRREDSFLWMADRKRELILTGGFNVYPSQVEDAIRGHEGVADVAVVGVDGGANGETVVAAVVLEPGATQGSVTLESVRAFAERTLPHYALPRRLEVIDALPRSVIGKAPRREVRDLVTARD
- a CDS encoding AMP-binding protein, with product MTDSSAPRPAQDTPASADENASEHYLRPHYSPGVPAVIAPVTEPLSMMLADSARRIPERVALDFMGATTTYRMLEHRVDKAAEALRRLGVKPGDVVGLILPNCPQHVVLAYAAWRIGAVVAEHNPLAPAAQIREQIAIHHGRVVIAWEKTLDRLVSASGSMSEAGLDGLRVLSVDLSRGLPVRSRLALRLPVAAARTQRRELRAPVPAGVRSWDDLVAATPEVDPDLPLPGVDDVAVLLYTGGTTGTPKAVMLTHRNLRADAEMSLAWASQTCEVGEETFYAVLPFFHAFGLSLSLLCAVGIAATQVVLPKFGGDLVLQAWKRRPATFFPGVPVMFDRIVRRARETGADLSSCKIAVCGAAANPTSVAEAWEQETRGVIIEGYGMTETAPIILGNPISRERRPGALGVPFPSTDVRLVDPESSDPAAEVARGEVGELIVRGPQVFAGYWENEAETDAVMLPGGWLRTGDLVRQAEDGFYVIADRRKELIISGGFNIYPTEVEAAVRSMPQVEEVAVVGLPGGEGDAGDERVVAAIVPKEGQTVTLEQVREWAEKTLSHYSLPRQVEILSEMPRSQIGKVLRRVVRDELLSAREAASGAASAAASASQSAATALVGRLGRAGEIAGQGATGSSEAAPATDDAAPGTEPDDAASGTEG
- a CDS encoding HelD family protein produces the protein MSAASQSPSRPDDAAAAAGAPDAGSVREREVAAEQRVVDTAYGELDRQLAAARRSLAATEAKGVTGTHQSRGERDAYAVHYTNQVTTLEGVEDRLVFGRMDMAEDAVAEASDRARPGAERPAPSPVTDGGRRHYVGRIGLQDDQHREVVLDWRAPLARAFYQATASRPLGLVRRRHIDTRRRTVVGLEDELIDASAVTGPSVASDGAAGAARSGGVSAEELQGEGALIAAMSAARDGRMGDIVATIQAEQDRIVTSDGKGVLVVQGGPGTGKTAVALHRVAYLFYSERARLERSGVLLVGPSRTFLRYVEQVLPSLGETGVVATTIADLVPGVRARGSEPATVAEVKGRGVWAEVLRRAVRGLQRVPDGPREVVVQGTRLELRPEDVREAMARARRSGKPHNLARETFVLWLLERLTDQFAAATNQDASDADTRAWIREDVRTARDARREINLCWMPTTPVGLLERLWARPTLLERLAPELTAADRALLERRPGAELTAADVPLIDELAELLGPSEDAEARRSRLEARRREELVAYAAQAIESQDLGGGMVNAEMLADRVADSGPSLTLAERARADRTWTYGHVVVDEAQELGDMAWRALARRCPVRSFTVVGDLAQYSGPTAPGSWGEVLAELGTAPSDDSDDAASRGRPDRRPARGGRPGGRAGGRSPRSRRAASTPLREEVLTVCYRTPATIMETADRVVTGLGAPPVYPVRSVRDLPDCLVVTRDDAPAPDDGAWAQALRAAVREEVSALDAEVGAGGGRIAVITPDAPKAARLLGEDASLAAAMEAPGGDVLRSRVAVMGPVLSKGLEFDVVVLLDPARIGAVSPGDLYVAMTRPTRRLRVLSREPLPAGLRARPRTGSRASERDATGS
- a CDS encoding PAC2 family protein, which encodes MTPMYTVEHAADEPVSPRVLIHHLDGAMDAGHAGALAVEQLLMTLPHERLATFDADSLVDYRARRPTMTFSTHTYTDVEMPEIALDLLQDDDGADLLLLHGSEPDYRWHEFAGAVTHLALTMGVTQAIGLAGMPMAVPHTRPTYVHHHGSRPELLPEQPDFYGTVEFPGALEGLLELRLGEVGLDSRGLTASIPHYVARDDYPAGASALLTAVAEVTGLALPLGDLEAAAAISRAEIDAQSADQPEVAAVVAALEAQFDAFAPPRVDTDHLAEMLEVPSADEIGARLEAFLEANDRPADADGGPQEPHPQDGDQNR
- a CDS encoding MFS transporter; amino-acid sequence: MSADAAAGQSLTLDPDRRPGGRAWTVFTISVLVYVIAVAGRTSFSVAVPLAGDRFGGGSAVLALFVVLQLGVYALAQVPVGLLLDRFGSRRVLACGALVVAAGQAGLALAHSLPTAIVARVLVGVGDATAFIGAIRLIPAWFALGRVPIITQLVSILGQLGQIVSAFPFLSLLHRGGWSTAFNVMGGVGVGAAVLGLALIRDSAAPDGGGHRRRPVGGGRESVWTTMTAVARQPGTWLGFFSHWIGMFPMAVFTLMWGLSWMTEGMGLATSTASWAITVSTGAGVLGGLLAGTLSVRLPGHRSTIVLTTGLVSLAAWTVALLSPSHLLSAMVVACVCGVTGPFSGIGFDSARSFNEPGRWGTCTGMVNVGGFTATILAVELVGLVLDATGGRTDADFRVAFAATALVWVIGMGGVAVSRALTRRRMRDGAVASF
- a CDS encoding spermidine synthase; its protein translation is MSALPVGPVSTTFATAELEVRETGILLLLDGTESSWIDLRDPAHLDFEYQQQMDAVLGVLRPGAGPVRAVHLGGAGCALARAWETTRPGSTQLAVEIDAVLAQRVREWFDLPRSPRLRIRVGDAAQVAPTLRPGEWDVVVRDVFAAGAVPVSCRSEEFLRACREALAPGGVYLANTASAPREDAGAELAAVRRVFGGAVVIADAAVARGRRHGNLVVAARPESFAAEELEEIERAVRRLPLPVRTWRPDAPALPR
- the dinB gene encoding DNA polymerase IV; protein product: MSRAPRAAEARRPWGEDDSATPILHVDMDAFFASVELLEHPELRGRPVIVGGARGRGVVSAATYEARRFGVTSAMSMAEAARRCPQAVVLPVRHGVYSEVSQRVMAILGEVTPVLEKVSVDEAFLDVSGARRRMGSPTAIGRWIRSEVRDRLGLPTSVGIASTKFVAKLASSHAKPDGLLLVPQAATQDFLDVLPVGALWGVGEKSQAVLERWGIRDVRTLAATDERRLEKILGPTAGRHLWELSHGIDPRPVSPGREEKSVGTESTFFDTITDREHARRVLLDQSHQCAARLRAAGLRGRVVVLKARGADFTTVTRSRTLGDPTDLARDVFTVVESLFGALPTPGGGFRLLGVRVEGLSRADDGVQLLLDDDPRRGAPERAADAVRERWGRGALAPASLLRPRDGEGRAGGGGARGQDPA